In Proteus vulgaris, one DNA window encodes the following:
- the nirD gene encoding nitrite reductase small subunit NirD, translating to MSQWIAVCQLDDITPGTGVCALVEQDHVAIFRPYSDARLYALSNIDPFAHSSVLSRGLIAEHENELYIVSPLKKQHFRLTDGFCLEDERFSITHFDVKVEGNTVSVRGRNKSSQ from the coding sequence ATGAGTCAATGGATAGCGGTTTGCCAATTAGATGATATTACACCAGGAACGGGTGTTTGTGCGCTGGTGGAGCAAGATCACGTTGCCATTTTTCGCCCTTATTCTGATGCACGTTTATATGCGTTAAGCAATATCGATCCTTTTGCACATTCCAGTGTTCTATCTCGAGGATTAATTGCTGAACATGAAAACGAGTTGTATATCGTCAGCCCGCTAAAAAAACAGCATTTTCGTTTAACGGATGGTTTTTGCCTTGAAGATGAGCGTTTTTCAATCACACATTTTGATGTCAAGGTTGAAGGTAATACTGTTAGTGTACGCGGCCGTAATAAATCATCTCAATAA
- the nirB gene encoding nitrite reductase large subunit NirB, which translates to MSKKTLAIIGNGMVGHRYIEELIDKGGNEEFNIVVFCEEPRVAYDRVHLSSYFSHHTAEELSLVKQGYYEKHQIEVLIGERVITINREEKVVHTNTGRCVSYDKLVMATGSYPWVPPIKGNNSPDCFVYRTIEDLNAIESCARISRKGAVIGGGLLGLEAAGALKSLGIETHVIEFAPTLMAEQLDTLGGEQLKRKIERMGVKVHTSKNTQEILSTGENARKTLQFADGSFLEVDFIVFSTGIRPKDKLARQCNLDIAPRGGIVINDYCQTTDPDIYAIGECASWQNKTFGLVAPGYKMAQVAVDNLLGHHSVFQGADLSAKLKLLGVDVGGIGDAHGHQVGCRSYIYLDEGKEIYKRLIVSEDNKYLLGAVLVGDTEDYGNLLQLSLNTIELPEHPDSLILPAHAGSKPAIGVDSLPETAQICSCFDVTKGDIIQAIERGCHTVAAIKAETKAGTGCGGCIPLVTQVLNAELAKQGIEVNHHLCEHFHYSRQELYHLIRVEGLKSFDELLTKHGQGYGCEVCKPTVGSLLASCWNEYILSDDLVSLQDTNDNFLANMQKDGTYSIIPRSPGGEITPAGIIAIGQIAQKYNLYTKITGSQRMAMFGAHKQDLPAIWEKLIAAGFETGHAYAKALRMVKTCVGSSWCRFGVGDSVGLGVALEHRYKGIRTPHKMKFGVSGCTRECSEAQGKDVGIIATDKGWNLYFGGNGGMKPRHGDLFASDLDEETLVHYIDRFMMFYIRTADKLQRTSVWLDNLEGGIEYLRDVIIHDKLGLNTQLEKELKALQERVACEWKETVDSPKALKRFAHFINNPMPDPTVQTVKERFQHRPARLHERIDIKLVTEEVQS; encoded by the coding sequence ATGAGCAAGAAAACACTCGCAATCATCGGTAACGGTATGGTGGGGCACCGTTATATCGAAGAATTGATTGATAAAGGTGGCAATGAAGAATTTAATATTGTCGTCTTTTGTGAAGAACCTCGCGTTGCATATGATAGAGTCCATCTCTCCTCTTATTTCTCCCATCACACCGCTGAAGAACTCTCTTTAGTTAAGCAAGGATATTATGAGAAACACCAAATAGAAGTATTAATTGGTGAACGAGTGATAACCATCAATCGTGAAGAAAAAGTGGTACACACCAATACAGGGCGTTGTGTCAGTTACGATAAGTTAGTGATGGCAACAGGCTCTTATCCATGGGTTCCCCCTATTAAGGGAAATAACTCACCAGATTGCTTTGTTTATCGAACTATTGAAGATTTAAATGCCATCGAATCTTGCGCACGTATTAGCCGTAAAGGCGCGGTAATTGGCGGTGGACTTTTAGGATTAGAAGCCGCAGGTGCGCTAAAAAGTTTAGGTATTGAAACTCATGTTATTGAATTTGCCCCAACCTTAATGGCAGAACAACTTGATACATTAGGTGGTGAGCAACTTAAGCGAAAAATAGAGCGTATGGGTGTGAAAGTGCATACCTCTAAAAACACACAAGAAATATTATCGACAGGTGAAAATGCACGTAAAACACTGCAATTTGCAGATGGTAGTTTTCTTGAAGTTGACTTTATTGTGTTCTCCACAGGTATTCGCCCGAAAGATAAACTGGCTCGTCAATGTAATTTAGATATTGCCCCAAGAGGCGGCATTGTTATTAATGATTATTGCCAAACAACAGATCCTGATATTTATGCTATTGGTGAATGTGCATCTTGGCAAAATAAAACTTTCGGGTTAGTGGCTCCGGGCTACAAAATGGCACAAGTTGCCGTCGATAATTTATTAGGCCATCACTCTGTTTTTCAAGGGGCTGATTTAAGTGCCAAATTAAAACTTCTCGGTGTCGATGTCGGCGGTATTGGTGATGCTCATGGACATCAAGTAGGGTGCCGTAGCTATATTTATCTGGACGAAGGCAAAGAAATTTATAAACGTCTGATAGTTAGTGAAGATAACAAATACTTATTAGGGGCTGTATTAGTGGGAGATACCGAAGATTATGGCAATCTTCTACAGTTATCACTCAATACTATTGAATTACCAGAGCACCCTGATTCCTTAATTTTACCGGCACATGCAGGAAGTAAGCCTGCAATCGGAGTTGACTCCTTACCTGAAACAGCACAAATCTGCTCTTGTTTTGATGTGACAAAAGGCGACATTATTCAAGCAATTGAACGAGGTTGTCATACCGTTGCTGCCATTAAAGCTGAAACTAAAGCCGGTACAGGGTGTGGTGGTTGTATTCCTCTTGTGACTCAAGTCTTAAATGCTGAATTAGCCAAACAAGGTATTGAAGTTAATCACCATCTTTGTGAGCATTTTCACTATTCACGCCAAGAACTTTATCATCTTATTCGTGTAGAAGGTCTGAAAAGTTTTGATGAACTGCTGACAAAACATGGTCAAGGTTATGGCTGTGAAGTGTGTAAACCTACAGTGGGGTCATTGCTTGCCTCATGTTGGAATGAGTACATCTTGAGTGATGATTTAGTTTCTCTACAAGATACTAATGATAACTTTCTCGCAAATATGCAAAAAGATGGGACTTATTCCATTATTCCTCGCTCTCCCGGTGGTGAAATTACACCCGCTGGTATTATAGCTATTGGGCAAATCGCTCAAAAATATAATTTGTATACCAAAATTACTGGCTCGCAACGAATGGCAATGTTCGGTGCTCATAAACAGGATCTGCCTGCTATTTGGGAAAAATTAATTGCAGCAGGTTTTGAAACAGGTCATGCCTACGCGAAAGCATTGCGTATGGTAAAAACATGTGTAGGGAGTAGTTGGTGCCGTTTTGGCGTTGGTGATAGTGTTGGTTTGGGGGTTGCGCTAGAGCATCGTTATAAAGGTATTAGAACGCCTCATAAAATGAAATTTGGTGTATCAGGTTGCACCCGAGAATGTTCTGAAGCACAAGGAAAAGACGTCGGTATAATTGCCACCGACAAAGGCTGGAACCTCTATTTTGGCGGAAATGGTGGTATGAAGCCACGCCATGGGGATCTCTTTGCTTCGGATCTTGATGAAGAAACCTTAGTGCATTATATCGACCGCTTTATGATGTTTTATATCCGTACGGCAGATAAGCTACAACGAACCTCAGTATGGTTAGATAATTTAGAAGGGGGAATTGAATATTTACGTGATGTTATTATTCATGACAAGTTAGGCTTAAATACGCAGTTAGAAAAAGAACTGAAAGCCTTACAAGAGCGAGTCGCTTGTGAATGGAAAGAAACGGTTGATTCTCCAAAAGCATTAAAACGTTTTGCCCACTTTATTAATAATCCAATGCCTGATCCGACAGTGCAAACGGTAAAAGAACGATTCCAACACCGTCCCGCACGTTTACATGAACGTATTGATATCAAATTGGTTACTGAGGAGGTGCAATCATGA
- a CDS encoding ABC transporter substrate-binding protein: MKAKLLSLFVVGALSVPAFAATPANTLIVVQGLDDIVSLDPAESNELSSIQTVPSLYQRIVQPNRDNPEINEPILVESWQANPEQKSIVFKIKPDAKFASGNTVRPEDIIFSYQRAITMNKSPAFILNVLGWKADNINSLLKKVSDNELEVRWIADVSPDVVLNILSTPIASIIDEKLVSAHVKNNDFGNSWLKMNSAGSGAYKMRAYQPRQAIVLEANPLSPTGAPKMANIIIKNVPDPASRRLLIEKGDADIARGLGTDQTAALSGKAGIQILDIPSAEQVYLAFNTASGNPALSNPAFWEASRYLVDYKGITEDLMRGQYFIHQSFLPVGLPGALKDNPFTFDPEKAKAILAKAGITNARFTLDVENKVPYITVAQSIQASFAQAGVQVDLLPAAGSQVYSRVRAKQHQAAIRFWIPDYFDAHSNASAFAYNDGQSNTVAWLNGWKIPELSQKTLVALNEADKTKRQSLYTEMQKELQRSSPYVFIDQGKNQIVMRDNVKGYAQGLNADMVYYDKVTK; the protein is encoded by the coding sequence ATGAAAGCAAAATTATTATCATTATTCGTTGTGGGTGCCCTTTCCGTCCCGGCATTTGCAGCAACACCTGCTAATACATTAATTGTGGTTCAAGGGCTTGATGATATTGTCAGTCTTGATCCCGCTGAAAGTAATGAACTGTCTAGTATTCAGACTGTGCCTAGTTTGTATCAGCGTATTGTTCAACCTAATCGCGATAACCCTGAAATTAATGAACCGATTTTAGTTGAAAGCTGGCAAGCCAATCCTGAACAAAAATCTATCGTATTTAAAATTAAACCTGATGCAAAATTTGCATCAGGTAACACAGTTCGCCCTGAAGATATTATCTTCTCTTATCAGCGTGCGATCACCATGAATAAATCACCCGCCTTTATTCTAAATGTCTTAGGCTGGAAAGCAGATAACATTAATTCATTATTGAAAAAAGTCAGTGATAATGAATTAGAAGTACGTTGGATAGCCGATGTCAGCCCTGATGTTGTGCTAAATATCCTCTCAACCCCAATTGCTTCTATTATTGATGAAAAGCTGGTTTCTGCTCACGTTAAAAATAATGACTTTGGGAATAGCTGGCTGAAAATGAATTCAGCAGGAAGTGGCGCATACAAAATGCGTGCTTATCAACCTCGCCAAGCGATTGTGTTAGAAGCTAACCCTCTCTCACCAACTGGCGCACCTAAAATGGCGAATATCATTATTAAAAACGTACCTGATCCAGCATCTCGTCGTTTATTGATTGAAAAAGGTGATGCAGATATTGCTCGAGGACTGGGTACAGACCAAACAGCAGCACTGTCTGGCAAAGCTGGTATTCAAATTTTAGATATTCCTTCCGCAGAGCAAGTTTATTTGGCTTTTAATACCGCAAGTGGAAACCCTGCGCTTAGTAACCCCGCATTTTGGGAGGCATCTCGTTATTTAGTTGACTACAAAGGTATTACTGAAGATTTAATGCGTGGGCAGTATTTTATTCACCAAAGCTTTTTGCCCGTGGGTTTACCGGGTGCATTAAAAGATAATCCATTCACCTTTGATCCCGAAAAAGCGAAGGCAATTTTAGCCAAAGCAGGCATTACCAATGCTCGCTTTACATTAGATGTTGAGAATAAAGTCCCTTACATTACAGTGGCGCAATCTATTCAGGCAAGCTTTGCTCAAGCGGGTGTACAAGTAGACTTATTACCAGCGGCTGGTAGCCAAGTGTATAGCCGTGTGCGCGCGAAACAACACCAAGCCGCGATTCGTTTTTGGATCCCAGACTATTTTGATGCACATTCAAATGCGAGTGCCTTTGCTTATAACGACGGACAATCCAATACTGTTGCTTGGTTAAATGGTTGGAAAATCCCTGAACTAAGCCAAAAAACATTAGTGGCGCTGAATGAGGCAGACAAGACAAAGCGTCAATCACTCTATACTGAAATGCAAAAAGAGTTACAACGTAGTTCACCTTATGTCTTTATCGATCAAGGTAAAAACCAAATCGTCATGCGCGATAATGTTAAAGGTTATGCCCAAGGTCTAAATGCAGATATGGTTTATTATGACAAAGTAACTAAGTAA
- a CDS encoding ABC transporter permease — translation MNTAMTLPIRLKSQLITFAQGILTLVLTLFGLLVITFTLSALSPVDPVLQIVGDHASLETYNQVKHELGLDLPLYMQFFHYVEALLQGHLGTATSTGQPVLDDLLLTFPATLELATVALVIGASLGILFGVLCARFVGTPLDFVLRILTLLGSSVPIFWLGLILLLIFYATLQWTAGPGRLDDIYQFTIEPVTGFALIDTLLAGDKDAFFNALSHLILPVSLLAYFALASITRLTRSACLNEMNKEYVTLARAKGISELRILFYHVLPNIRGVLMTIIALSYTGMLEGAVLTETVFSWPGIGRYLTTALFAGDTTAIMGGTLIIGLCFVFINNMTDIVIRLTDPRLR, via the coding sequence ATGAACACTGCTATGACGTTACCTATTCGTCTAAAAAGCCAGTTAATTACTTTTGCTCAAGGAATATTGACATTAGTACTTACGCTTTTTGGGCTTCTTGTAATTACTTTCACACTTTCTGCACTTTCCCCTGTTGATCCTGTTCTGCAAATTGTCGGTGATCATGCAAGCCTCGAAACATATAACCAAGTCAAACATGAATTGGGGCTAGATTTACCTCTCTATATGCAGTTTTTTCACTATGTAGAAGCATTATTACAAGGACATTTGGGTACAGCGACATCAACGGGTCAACCCGTTCTTGATGATTTATTATTGACTTTCCCAGCCACTTTAGAGTTAGCAACGGTCGCATTGGTTATTGGTGCCAGTTTGGGCATTTTATTTGGCGTATTATGTGCTCGTTTTGTTGGTACACCTCTCGATTTTGTTTTACGCATTTTAACGCTATTAGGTAGCTCTGTTCCTATTTTCTGGTTAGGTTTAATTTTATTATTAATTTTCTATGCCACACTGCAATGGACCGCAGGCCCCGGACGATTAGACGATATATATCAATTTACGATTGAACCTGTAACAGGCTTTGCGTTAATCGATACCTTATTAGCCGGTGATAAAGATGCCTTTTTTAACGCGTTATCACACCTTATTCTGCCCGTTTCTCTGTTAGCTTATTTTGCCCTTGCCTCTATTACTCGCTTAACACGCTCGGCCTGTTTAAACGAAATGAATAAAGAGTATGTCACCTTAGCAAGAGCAAAAGGTATTAGTGAGTTACGTATTCTCTTTTATCACGTATTACCCAATATTCGTGGTGTATTAATGACCATTATCGCCTTGTCTTATACCGGTATGTTAGAAGGTGCGGTATTAACAGAAACGGTCTTTTCTTGGCCGGGAATTGGTCGATATCTTACAACCGCACTTTTTGCGGGTGATACCACAGCCATTATGGGCGGTACTTTAATTATCGGTTTATGCTTTGTCTTTATTAATAATATGACCGATATCGTTATTCGTTTGACTGATCCGAGGCTCCGCTAA
- a CDS encoding ABC transporter permease has translation MSPSFLRKIARSPSAFIGLSLLILLLIIAIFAPWLAPYDPNWQHAAQRLLAPNAEHWLGTDNYGRDILSRIIYGTRPMLGLVGLVAIITLPLGLLVGILSGYYGGWTERILMRFTDVVMSMPSLILAFAFVAMLGPGLLNGALALALTAWPAYARQSRSEIQHLRNSDYLAAAEMMGIKGVRLLWGHILPLCLPSAIVRLALNLAVIILAAAGLGFLGLGARPPMAEWGAMIAEGMPVIFDQWWVAAIPGTAILISSLAFNLLGDGLRDILGDTHE, from the coding sequence ATGTCACCGTCATTTTTAAGAAAAATAGCGCGTTCGCCTTCCGCATTTATCGGTTTATCGTTGCTTATTTTACTGTTAATTATTGCTATTTTTGCACCTTGGCTAGCCCCTTACGATCCCAATTGGCAACATGCAGCTCAACGCTTATTAGCACCCAACGCTGAACACTGGTTAGGCACAGATAATTATGGGCGAGATATCCTTTCACGTATTATTTATGGCACACGCCCAATGCTTGGTTTGGTGGGATTGGTGGCTATTATCACCTTACCATTAGGATTGTTGGTCGGGATTTTATCGGGTTATTACGGTGGATGGACTGAACGTATTTTAATGCGATTCACTGACGTTGTGATGTCAATGCCTTCATTGATCCTAGCTTTTGCCTTTGTAGCAATGTTAGGCCCCGGTCTTCTTAATGGAGCATTAGCACTGGCTTTAACCGCATGGCCTGCTTATGCACGTCAATCTCGCAGTGAAATTCAACATTTGCGCAATAGTGATTACCTTGCTGCGGCTGAAATGATGGGAATAAAAGGTGTTCGACTTTTATGGGGACATATTTTACCGCTATGTTTACCGTCAGCCATTGTGCGTTTAGCGCTTAATTTAGCGGTGATTATTCTTGCTGCCGCAGGTTTGGGCTTTCTTGGATTAGGTGCTCGTCCTCCTATGGCTGAATGGGGAGCAATGATAGCAGAAGGTATGCCCGTTATTTTTGACCAATGGTGGGTAGCCGCTATTCCGGGTACAGCAATTTTGATCAGTAGTCTCGCCTTTAATTTATTAGGTGATGGGCTTCGGGATATATTGGGAGATACCCATGAGTAA
- a CDS encoding ABC transporter ATP-binding protein produces MSKTPLIEVKKLCIDYPTARVVNNVSFTLGQERLAVVGESGSGKSMTARALMGLVRQPGKVSAEQLNLMGNNLLNFSSRQWNNTRGNTISMVLQDPRYALNPVKTIYQQVEESVKRHQTLSRQDRRQLIIEMLLSVGFPEQSIYRYPGELSGGMGQRAMIAIALINNPTILIADEPTSALDAQLRHQILELITTQCEQRKMGLLLISHDLPLVAEYCERVMVMYQGEQVDELNAKALPTATHPYTRTLWTCRPNASTYGTQLPVLDRTLNFKEQHHAN; encoded by the coding sequence ATGAGTAAAACACCTTTAATTGAAGTGAAAAAACTCTGTATTGATTATCCAACGGCAAGAGTGGTTAATAACGTCTCTTTTACTTTAGGCCAAGAGCGTTTAGCCGTGGTGGGTGAATCAGGCTCGGGTAAATCAATGACAGCTCGCGCATTAATGGGACTCGTGCGTCAACCAGGAAAAGTTAGCGCAGAGCAGCTCAATTTGATGGGAAATAATCTATTGAATTTTTCATCGCGCCAATGGAATAACACTCGAGGTAATACTATTTCGATGGTATTGCAAGATCCCCGTTATGCATTAAATCCGGTAAAAACCATTTATCAACAAGTGGAAGAGTCGGTAAAACGCCATCAAACACTTTCACGCCAAGATAGGCGACAATTGATTATCGAAATGCTGTTATCTGTTGGCTTTCCTGAGCAGAGTATTTACCGCTATCCCGGTGAATTATCAGGAGGAATGGGACAACGGGCAATGATTGCTATTGCGCTAATTAATAACCCAACAATTCTAATTGCTGATGAACCAACATCAGCGCTTGATGCCCAATTACGCCATCAAATTCTTGAACTGATTACCACCCAATGTGAGCAGCGCAAGATGGGTTTACTACTTATTAGTCATGATTTACCTCTGGTTGCTGAATACTGCGAACGTGTAATGGTGATGTACCAAGGCGAACAAGTGGATGAACTCAATGCGAAAGCATTACCGACAGCCACACATCCTTATACGCGTACACTTTGGACATGTAGACCTAATGCAAGCACTTATGGCACACAATTGCCAGTATTAGATAGGACGCTTAATTTCAAGGAGCAACATCATGCTAATTGA
- a CDS encoding ABC transporter ATP-binding protein: protein MMLIDIHDLHVQFEQGKQAKHVVKGINLHVQQGETFSLIGRSGCGKSTVLRVIAGLLPHWQGSMSLLGQTIKPQQRFQGALRRNIQMVFQDPYASLHPQHRIERAFSEPLKIHQIPFDNSTIEQALAQVGLSADVASRYPHQLSGGQRQRVAIARALLLQPQLLLLDEPTSALDMSVQAEILNLLNTLKKQHNMTYLLVSHDADVIAHMSDRAALMENGELTQHYDREALSKGIHRLD from the coding sequence ATCATGCTAATTGATATTCATGATTTACACGTTCAATTTGAGCAAGGCAAACAAGCAAAGCATGTTGTAAAAGGGATCAACTTACATGTCCAACAAGGTGAAACCTTCAGCTTAATAGGTCGTTCTGGTTGTGGAAAATCAACTGTTTTACGTGTCATTGCTGGATTATTGCCTCATTGGCAAGGTAGCATGTCACTTTTAGGGCAAACCATTAAACCACAGCAACGTTTTCAAGGCGCATTGCGCCGTAATATACAGATGGTATTTCAAGATCCCTATGCCTCTTTACATCCCCAACACCGTATTGAGCGTGCTTTTTCTGAACCTTTGAAAATTCATCAAATTCCTTTTGATAACAGCACAATTGAACAGGCATTAGCTCAAGTCGGCTTATCTGCGGATGTAGCAAGCCGTTATCCTCACCAACTCTCTGGTGGACAACGCCAACGAGTTGCTATTGCAAGAGCCCTTTTGCTACAACCTCAATTGTTATTATTAGATGAGCCAACTTCAGCATTGGATATGTCAGTGCAAGCCGAGATCTTAAATCTGCTTAACACCCTAAAAAAACAGCATAATATGACTTATTTATTAGTGAGTCATGATGCCGATGTGATTGCTCATATGTCTGATAGAGCCGCATTAATGGAAAATGGCGAATTGACTCAACACTATGATAGAGAAGCGTTATCAAAAGGAATACATCGTCTTGATTAA
- a CDS encoding YchE family NAAT transporter, whose protein sequence is MGALLDLSGYIKFFVGLFAIVNPIGILPVFISMTSYQTDAGRNKTNLIANGSVAIILVSSLLIGDSILNIFGISIDSFRIAGGMLIVTIAMTMINGRLGEDKQNNQERNESAVRNSVAVVPLALPLMAGPGAISSCIVWSSRWEGFTNFLGLAATSIFFAFCCWLLFRSATLLVKYLGQTGINVVTRIMGLLLMSLGIEFIVTGLRSIFPGLLV, encoded by the coding sequence ATGGGGGCACTGCTGGATTTATCCGGTTATATTAAATTTTTTGTGGGTCTTTTTGCGATTGTAAACCCAATTGGTATTTTGCCTGTTTTTATTAGTATGACGAGTTATCAAACGGATGCAGGGCGAAACAAAACAAATTTAATTGCAAATGGCTCCGTTGCAATTATTTTGGTTTCATCTCTGTTAATCGGCGATTCTATACTGAATATTTTCGGTATTTCTATCGACTCGTTTCGTATAGCGGGAGGGATGCTGATTGTTACAATTGCCATGACCATGATAAATGGGCGTTTAGGGGAAGATAAGCAAAACAATCAAGAACGAAATGAATCTGCCGTACGTAATAGTGTTGCAGTTGTACCTTTAGCGTTACCATTAATGGCAGGGCCTGGGGCAATTAGTTCTTGTATTGTATGGAGTTCTCGCTGGGAAGGTTTTACTAACTTTTTGGGATTAGCCGCAACCAGTATCTTTTTTGCATTCTGCTGTTGGTTGCTTTTTCGTAGTGCAACACTATTAGTGAAATACTTAGGGCAAACGGGAATTAACGTGGTAACCCGTATAATGGGCTTATTATTAATGTCTTTAGGTATTGAGTTTATTGTGACCGGTTTGCGTTCTATTTTTCCGGGCTTATTAGTTTAA